A single region of the Plantactinospora soyae genome encodes:
- a CDS encoding tryptophan 2,3-dioxygenase, whose translation MQRQRLPERPRVRPANAQQRADRAAANGGEPTLELAERTPYDTYVHASTLHSLQQTLSRDPGEMSFLMVSQIMELYFGLTCFEVREARKRLREDDVWAALAPLHRAALHLEGLNAAWRGLRWMTPADFNRFRNLLGEGSGFQSAMYRQLEFLLGLKSVSLARPFHRQPQVYAELVETLRAPSLWDEVIAVLARRGFAVPAGLLDRDFSNEAEPSAEVTAAWVEVYADPGPDNHLRLLGETLVEIVEQFDDWRHQHLKAVRRTMGAKVGTGGSAGAAWLRRSMAREVFPELWAARTEM comes from the coding sequence ATTCAACGGCAGCGGCTGCCCGAGCGGCCCCGCGTACGGCCGGCGAACGCCCAGCAGCGCGCTGACCGGGCGGCGGCCAACGGCGGCGAGCCGACGCTGGAACTCGCCGAGCGGACCCCGTACGACACGTACGTGCACGCCAGCACCCTGCACAGCCTCCAGCAGACGCTGAGCCGGGATCCCGGTGAGATGTCCTTCCTGATGGTCAGCCAGATCATGGAGCTGTACTTCGGGCTGACCTGTTTCGAAGTGCGCGAGGCGCGCAAGCGGCTGCGTGAGGACGACGTCTGGGCCGCCCTCGCCCCGCTGCACCGCGCCGCCCTGCACCTGGAGGGACTGAACGCCGCCTGGCGCGGGCTGCGCTGGATGACCCCGGCCGACTTCAACCGGTTCCGTAACCTGCTCGGCGAGGGCTCCGGGTTCCAGTCCGCGATGTACCGGCAGTTGGAGTTCCTGCTCGGGCTCAAGTCCGTCTCCCTGGCCCGGCCGTTCCACCGGCAACCCCAGGTGTACGCCGAACTGGTCGAGACGCTGCGGGCGCCGAGCCTCTGGGACGAGGTGATCGCCGTGCTGGCGCGGCGGGGCTTCGCCGTACCGGCCGGGTTGCTGGACCGGGACTTCTCGAACGAGGCCGAGCCGAGCGCCGAGGTCACCGCCGCCTGGGTCGAGGTCTACGCCGACCCCGGGCCGGACAACCACCTCCGGCTCCTGGGTGAGACGCTGGTCGAGATCGTCGAGCAGTTCGACGACTGGCGGCACCAGCACCTCAAGGCCGTACGTCGGACCATGGGGGCGAAGGTCGGCACCGGAGGATCGGCCGGCGCGGCATGGCTGCGCCGGAGCATGGCCCGGGAGGTCTTTCCCGAGCTGTGGGCCGCCCGGACGGAGATGTAG
- a CDS encoding Lrp/AsnC family transcriptional regulator, whose translation MDDMDWALLRELQADARLSFSELSRRVHLSPPAVAERVRRLEESGVVTGYHAHVDLDRAGRAVVAMIRMSCYGSRCILRDPEVPGWPEILEIHRITGDACSMLKVATGSIEAFEQVIDRLAPYGQPSSTMVLSSPLAWHPVAPIAPVPAD comes from the coding sequence ATGGATGACATGGACTGGGCGCTGCTGCGGGAACTCCAGGCCGACGCGCGGCTCTCGTTCAGCGAGCTGTCCCGACGGGTCCACCTCTCCCCGCCGGCCGTCGCCGAGCGGGTACGACGGCTGGAGGAATCCGGTGTCGTGACCGGTTACCACGCGCACGTGGACCTGGACCGGGCCGGCCGGGCGGTGGTGGCGATGATCCGGATGTCCTGTTACGGCTCCCGGTGCATCCTTCGCGACCCCGAGGTGCCCGGTTGGCCGGAGATCCTGGAGATCCACCGGATCACCGGGGACGCGTGCAGCATGCTCAAGGTGGCAACCGGGTCGATCGAGGCGTTCGAGCAGGTCATCGACAGACTCGCCCCGTACGGGCAGCCGTCGAGCACGATGGTGCTCTCCAGCCCGCTCGCCTGGCATCCGGTCGCCCCGATCGCACCCGTACCGGCCGACTGA